From Amycolatopsis sp. cg9, one genomic window encodes:
- a CDS encoding fumarylacetoacetate hydrolase family protein — protein MQLVRLGEPGSERPFVRAGDGTTYDLGGLTADVDGGFLAADGIARAAAALAAGELPEAGVEGLRVGSPIAQPGKVVCIGMNYRRHAEETGATPPTEPVVFMKAPDVVVGPGDDVLIPRGSVSTDWEVELGVVIGKTARYLGSVEEALAHVAGYVVSNDVSERELQFRTAQWDKGKSCENFNPLGPALVPASEVPDPQDLGLRLWVNGEKKQDSSTKDMIFGVAEIVHHLSQVMVLRPGDLINTGTPEGVALGQPDPKPYLRDGDVIELEIDGLGRQRQTARQA, from the coding sequence GTGCAGCTAGTGCGCCTCGGAGAGCCGGGAAGTGAGCGTCCGTTCGTGCGGGCCGGCGACGGCACCACCTACGACCTGGGCGGGCTGACCGCCGACGTCGACGGCGGCTTCCTCGCCGCGGACGGGATCGCGCGCGCGGCCGCCGCGCTCGCCGCCGGAGAGCTGCCGGAGGCCGGCGTCGAAGGACTCCGCGTCGGCTCGCCCATCGCCCAGCCCGGCAAGGTCGTCTGCATCGGCATGAACTACCGCCGCCACGCCGAGGAGACCGGCGCGACGCCGCCGACCGAACCCGTCGTCTTCATGAAGGCCCCGGACGTCGTGGTCGGCCCCGGCGACGACGTCCTCATCCCGCGCGGCTCGGTCAGCACCGACTGGGAGGTCGAGCTCGGCGTCGTCATCGGCAAGACCGCGCGCTACCTCGGCAGCGTCGAGGAAGCCCTGGCGCACGTCGCCGGCTACGTCGTCTCGAACGACGTCTCCGAGCGCGAGCTGCAGTTCCGCACCGCCCAGTGGGACAAGGGCAAGTCGTGCGAGAACTTCAACCCGCTCGGCCCGGCGCTGGTCCCGGCGAGCGAGGTGCCGGACCCGCAGGACCTCGGCCTGCGGCTGTGGGTCAACGGCGAGAAGAAGCAGGACTCCTCGACCAAGGACATGATCTTCGGCGTCGCCGAGATCGTCCACCACCTGAGCCAGGTCATGGTGCTGCGCCCCGGCGACCTGATCAACACCGGCACCCCCGAAGGCGTCGCGCTCGGGCAGCCCGACCCGAAGCCGTACCTGCGCGACGGCGACGTGATCGAGCTCGAGATCGACGGCCTCGGGCGGCAGCGCCAGACCGCGAGGCAGGCCTGA
- a CDS encoding O-methyltransferase, which translates to MTDKTWAEVDDYLTEALLAPDPVLDDALADSAAAGLPSIAVAPNQGKLLNLLARLAGARTILEIGTLGGYSTIWLARALPAGGKLVTCEYEPKHAEVARANLARAGFGEDVAEIRVGAALDTLPALTGPFDFVFIDADKANLANYVRAALELSRPGTTIVVDNVVRQGRVADAGSDDPNVRGARAMFDVLAAEPRLDATAVQTVGTKGHDGFVLAIVG; encoded by the coding sequence ATGACCGACAAGACCTGGGCCGAAGTCGACGACTACCTCACCGAAGCGCTGCTCGCCCCCGATCCGGTGCTCGACGACGCGCTCGCCGACTCGGCCGCCGCCGGGCTGCCGTCCATCGCCGTCGCGCCCAACCAGGGCAAGCTGCTGAACCTGCTCGCCCGCCTGGCCGGGGCGCGGACGATCCTCGAGATCGGCACCCTCGGCGGGTACAGCACGATCTGGCTGGCCCGCGCACTCCCGGCCGGGGGCAAGCTGGTGACCTGCGAATACGAGCCGAAGCACGCGGAAGTCGCCCGGGCGAACCTGGCGCGGGCGGGCTTCGGCGAAGACGTCGCCGAAATCCGCGTCGGCGCCGCGCTGGACACGCTGCCCGCGCTCACCGGGCCGTTCGACTTCGTGTTCATCGACGCCGACAAGGCCAACCTGGCGAACTACGTGCGGGCCGCGCTGGAGCTGTCCCGGCCGGGCACCACGATCGTCGTCGACAACGTCGTGCGCCAGGGCCGGGTCGCGGACGCGGGCAGCGACGACCCGAACGTCCGCGGCGCGCGGGCGATGTTCGACGTGCTCGCCGCGGAGCCGCGGCTGGACGCGACCGCCGTCCAGACCGTCGGGACCAAGGGGCACGACGGCTTCGTGCTGGCCATCGTCGGCTGA
- a CDS encoding transglycosylase domain-containing protein has product MTLSTEEPTGGPTGKNPRRRRWRRIAYWSFGALVGVPLLAFWVAYLVLDVRSPQEVLAELDKTVVLQYADGSELLKVIPADGDRMFVPYAQVPAKLRDAIIATEDPTFWDNQGFDPTGIGRAFLTGVGGGSGITQQYIKKSTGDDDATIGRKFAELVLATKITQEQSKEQIFESYVNIISFGRGTFGPAAAMNAYFGKKLDDSITWSEAAFLAGMIQSPSVHDPAASGDAHATRRWEYVRDKLRSRGYVKSGEAMAYPGPEIQPPSETRAGRVTYDEFHIKQQVLAELDRDGFPLGRLQQGNMTVETTLDRGMQDAAEKALQDRLKNEPKEFRGAVVAVDPRTGAVRAYHGGDQGVRDYAGTPHAPGSAFYPFTLAALLRHGYGADQPIPSPSKLEFLGENFQYPDVCGPKCTPRTAMASHADGPFVALAKQLGPDALSETARQAGIPETVDGVPTMREKDGFLIGPGIAIGRYPLRPLDLAGAYATFAADGHRTTPHLVAKVRDESGAVIWTAPDTSSPAFGDDDTGNRVARDVTSTLTDGRGAALRTGEAEHGNSPDNQDAWAVGYTRQLATAVWIGSDDDRRLKDANGAKLTGDVVPADVWRGFMTAAHQVVPPPSPVARPPR; this is encoded by the coding sequence GTGACCTTGTCGACGGAGGAACCGACCGGCGGACCGACCGGGAAAAACCCGCGACGGCGGCGGTGGCGGCGGATCGCGTACTGGAGCTTCGGCGCGCTCGTCGGCGTCCCGCTGCTCGCCTTCTGGGTCGCCTACCTCGTGCTCGACGTCCGCAGCCCGCAAGAGGTGCTCGCCGAGCTGGACAAGACCGTCGTGCTGCAGTACGCGGACGGGTCCGAGCTGCTGAAGGTGATCCCGGCCGACGGTGACCGGATGTTCGTGCCCTACGCGCAGGTGCCCGCGAAGCTGCGGGACGCCATCATCGCCACCGAGGACCCGACCTTCTGGGACAACCAGGGGTTCGACCCGACCGGCATCGGCCGCGCGTTCCTGACCGGCGTCGGCGGCGGGTCCGGGATCACCCAGCAGTACATCAAGAAGTCCACCGGCGACGACGACGCCACGATCGGCCGCAAGTTCGCCGAGCTCGTGCTGGCCACGAAGATCACCCAGGAGCAGAGCAAGGAACAGATCTTCGAGAGCTACGTCAACATCATCTCCTTCGGCCGCGGCACGTTCGGGCCCGCGGCGGCGATGAACGCCTACTTCGGCAAGAAGCTCGACGACTCGATCACGTGGAGCGAAGCGGCTTTCCTCGCCGGGATGATCCAGTCGCCGTCGGTGCACGACCCGGCCGCGTCCGGCGACGCCCACGCCACGCGGCGCTGGGAGTACGTGCGCGACAAGCTCCGGAGCCGCGGGTACGTCAAGAGCGGTGAGGCGATGGCGTACCCCGGGCCCGAGATCCAGCCGCCGTCGGAAACCCGCGCGGGCCGCGTCACCTACGACGAGTTCCACATCAAGCAACAGGTGCTCGCCGAGCTCGACCGCGACGGCTTCCCGCTCGGCCGCCTCCAGCAGGGGAACATGACGGTCGAGACGACCCTCGACCGCGGGATGCAGGACGCGGCCGAGAAAGCGTTGCAGGACCGGCTGAAGAACGAGCCCAAGGAGTTCCGCGGCGCCGTCGTCGCGGTCGACCCGCGGACCGGTGCCGTCCGCGCCTACCACGGCGGCGACCAGGGTGTCCGCGACTACGCGGGCACGCCGCACGCGCCGGGCTCGGCGTTCTACCCCTTCACGCTCGCCGCGCTGCTGCGCCACGGCTACGGCGCGGACCAGCCGATCCCGTCGCCCTCGAAACTCGAGTTCCTCGGCGAGAACTTCCAGTACCCGGACGTCTGCGGCCCGAAGTGCACCCCGCGCACGGCGATGGCGAGCCACGCCGACGGTCCCTTCGTCGCGCTGGCGAAGCAGCTCGGCCCGGACGCGCTCAGCGAGACCGCGCGCCAGGCCGGCATCCCGGAGACCGTCGACGGCGTCCCGACGATGCGCGAGAAGGACGGGTTCCTGATCGGGCCGGGCATCGCGATCGGCCGGTACCCGCTGCGGCCGCTCGACCTGGCCGGCGCCTACGCGACCTTCGCCGCGGACGGCCACCGCACCACCCCGCACCTGGTCGCGAAGGTGCGCGACGAGAGCGGCGCGGTGATCTGGACGGCCCCGGACACCTCGAGCCCGGCGTTCGGCGACGACGACACCGGCAACCGCGTGGCCCGGGACGTCACCAGCACGCTCACCGACGGCCGCGGCGCCGCGCTGCGCACCGGCGAGGCCGAGCACGGCAACAGCCCGGACAACCAGGACGCCTGGGCCGTCGGCTACACCCGGCAGCTCGCCACCGCGGTCTGGATCGGCTCCGACGACGACCGGCGGCTGAAGGACGCCAACGGCGCGAAGCTGACCGGCGACGTCGTCCCGGCCGACGTCTGGCGCGGCTTCATGACGGCGGCGCACCAGGTGGTGCCGCCGCCGTCACCGGTGGCGCGGCCACCGCGCTGA
- a CDS encoding MarR family winged helix-turn-helix transcriptional regulator, whose amino-acid sequence MGTPSLDPVQLGAYFDLIEVTSLLRHAVEQQLREAGELSYVQFQLLARLGDSPSGSHRMTDLADGVVYSRSGLTYQASLLEKAGLVTRAPSPDDERSTTVTITDAGRERLARVLPGHVEVVAGLLFEPLSPADVETLAGLLAPVRDHMRSTPPRSAAPRRAKGTS is encoded by the coding sequence ATGGGCACACCGTCACTCGACCCCGTGCAGCTCGGCGCCTACTTCGACCTCATCGAGGTGACCAGCCTGCTGCGGCACGCGGTCGAGCAGCAGCTGCGCGAGGCGGGCGAGCTCAGCTACGTGCAGTTCCAGCTGCTGGCCCGGCTCGGGGACTCGCCGTCGGGCAGCCACCGCATGACCGACCTGGCCGACGGCGTCGTCTACAGCCGCAGCGGCCTGACCTACCAGGCGAGCCTGCTCGAGAAAGCCGGCCTGGTCACCCGCGCCCCGTCCCCGGACGACGAGCGGAGCACCACGGTCACCATCACCGACGCCGGGCGCGAGCGGCTCGCCCGGGTGCTGCCCGGGCACGTCGAGGTGGTCGCCGGCCTGCTCTTCGAGCCGCTGTCCCCGGCCGACGTCGAAACGCTCGCCGGCCTGCTGGCGCCGGTGCGGGACCACATGCGCTCGACGCCACCCCGCTCGGCGGCTCCCCGCCGGGCCAAGGGGACGTCCTGA
- a CDS encoding multidrug effflux MFS transporter, whose protein sequence is MTTTAERTATRGRAQLKFVLILGGLSAFGPLSIDMYLPALPRMAEDLRAADSTVQLTLSAFIVGLALGQLVLGPLSDALGRRRPLLAGLVLYIAGSVLCAVSPDAWLLVGARFVQSLGAAAGIVIARATVRDLYSGTAMTKFFSTLMLVSGLAPILAPLLGGQLLNWTSWRGVFVVLTAFGALLLAVVVFFLPEPSPVRVPARLGQVMRTYGRLVADRSFAGYALASGLLFASMFAYISGSSFALQGVYGLSPQAYSVVFGVNGVGIVLAGQLNGRLVGRVSERVLLAWGLSLGVLGGALVLASALFRAPLALLLVSLFLLVSSIGLVMPNASSLALASHARSAGAASALLGVLQFVVGAAATPLVGLGGPGTAVPMAATMAGFAVLALVAFLALTREGQPTGFVA, encoded by the coding sequence ATGACCACCACGGCGGAACGTACCGCGACCCGCGGGCGCGCGCAGCTGAAGTTCGTCCTCATCCTGGGTGGGCTCTCGGCGTTCGGGCCGCTGTCGATCGACATGTACCTGCCCGCCCTCCCCCGGATGGCCGAGGACCTGCGCGCGGCGGACAGCACGGTCCAGCTGACGCTGAGCGCGTTCATCGTGGGACTGGCGCTGGGCCAGCTGGTGCTGGGCCCGCTGTCGGACGCGCTGGGCCGCCGCCGCCCGCTGCTCGCGGGGCTGGTGCTGTACATCGCGGGCTCGGTGCTGTGCGCGGTGAGCCCGGACGCGTGGCTGCTGGTCGGCGCGCGGTTCGTCCAGTCGCTGGGCGCGGCCGCGGGCATCGTGATCGCCCGCGCCACGGTCCGCGACCTCTACTCCGGCACCGCGATGACGAAGTTCTTCTCGACCCTGATGCTGGTCAGCGGGCTCGCCCCGATCCTGGCCCCGCTGCTGGGCGGCCAGCTGCTGAACTGGACGTCGTGGCGCGGGGTGTTCGTCGTGCTGACGGCGTTCGGCGCGCTGCTGCTGGCGGTGGTGGTGTTCTTCCTCCCGGAGCCGTCGCCGGTGCGGGTCCCCGCCCGGCTCGGCCAGGTGATGCGGACCTACGGGCGGCTGGTGGCCGACCGGTCGTTCGCCGGCTACGCGCTCGCGTCGGGACTGCTGTTCGCGTCGATGTTCGCCTACATCTCGGGATCGTCGTTCGCGCTGCAGGGCGTGTACGGCCTGAGTCCGCAGGCGTACAGCGTGGTGTTCGGCGTGAACGGCGTGGGGATCGTGCTGGCGGGCCAGCTCAACGGACGGCTCGTGGGCCGGGTTTCCGAGCGGGTCCTGCTGGCTTGGGGCCTTTCGCTGGGCGTGCTCGGCGGGGCTCTTGTGCTCGCGTCGGCGCTGTTCCGGGCGCCGCTGGCCTTGCTGCTGGTGTCGTTGTTCCTGCTGGTGTCGAGCATCGGGCTGGTGATGCCCAACGCGAGCTCACTGGCGCTGGCCTCCCACGCGCGTTCGGCCGGGGCGGCGTCGGCGTTGCTGGGGGTGCTGCAGTTCGTGGTGGGTGCCGCGGCGACACCGCTGGTGGGCCTCGGCGGACCGGGGACGGCGGTGCCGATGGCCGCGACGATGGCGGGGTTCGCGGTGCTGGCGCTGGTGGCTTTCCTCGCGCTGACGCGGGAAGGTCAGCCGACCGGCTTCGTCGCGTAG
- a CDS encoding PLP-dependent aminotransferase family protein — MDDYRVVADALAADIEAGRLRPGDRLPPQRRFARQRGVANSTAARVYGELVRRGLAVGEVGRGTFVRAAKPPPEPALAEPGDARVDLELNFAVLPDQSALLAKALEPLLRADVLTAALHPIGAAGTPAARTAAASLLARGGWRPDPAAVLFTGNGRQAIAAAIAAFVPVGERLAVESLTYPVVKALASRLGIELVPIETDEDGLVPAALAAVEPVRALYVQPTLHNPLGTTMPPRRREELAEVVARLDLPVIEDGIYTFLRDDVRPFAAYAPERAVFVDSLSKRVAPGLTAGFLVPPPQWAARLASSVRSGGWAASRFAVEAATQWIVTGTLAGVEAAKRRDAAARARVVEAKLPGLRGDAASYHRWWELPDRWRADTFVAAAARRGIALSPAAAFAVLPGHAPNAVRVAVSAPPVEILSAALDVLAGLANGSPDDLLAD, encoded by the coding sequence ATGGACGACTACCGCGTCGTCGCGGACGCCCTCGCCGCCGACATCGAGGCGGGCCGCCTCCGCCCCGGCGACCGGCTCCCGCCGCAGCGCCGCTTCGCCCGGCAGCGCGGCGTCGCGAACTCCACCGCCGCCCGCGTCTACGGCGAGCTCGTCCGGCGCGGCCTGGCCGTCGGCGAGGTCGGCCGCGGCACGTTCGTCCGGGCCGCGAAGCCGCCGCCCGAGCCCGCGCTCGCCGAACCCGGTGACGCCCGCGTCGACCTCGAACTCAACTTCGCGGTCCTGCCCGACCAGTCGGCGCTGCTGGCCAAAGCGCTGGAACCGTTGCTGCGCGCCGACGTCCTCACCGCCGCCCTGCACCCGATCGGCGCCGCGGGGACGCCGGCGGCGCGGACCGCGGCGGCGTCGCTGCTCGCCCGCGGCGGCTGGCGGCCGGACCCGGCGGCGGTCCTGTTCACCGGCAACGGCAGGCAGGCCATCGCGGCGGCGATCGCCGCGTTCGTCCCGGTGGGGGAGCGGCTCGCGGTGGAGTCGCTGACGTACCCGGTGGTCAAGGCCCTCGCTTCGCGGCTCGGGATCGAGCTCGTGCCGATCGAAACCGACGAAGACGGCCTCGTCCCGGCGGCGCTCGCCGCGGTGGAGCCGGTGCGCGCGCTGTACGTCCAGCCGACGCTGCACAACCCGCTCGGCACGACGATGCCGCCGCGGCGCCGGGAGGAGCTGGCCGAGGTCGTCGCCCGGCTCGACCTGCCGGTGATCGAGGACGGCATCTACACGTTCCTGCGCGACGACGTCCGGCCGTTCGCCGCGTACGCGCCGGAGCGGGCGGTCTTCGTCGACAGCCTGTCCAAACGCGTGGCACCCGGCCTGACGGCGGGTTTCCTGGTGCCGCCCCCGCAGTGGGCCGCGCGGCTGGCGTCGTCGGTGCGCTCGGGCGGCTGGGCGGCGTCGCGGTTCGCCGTCGAAGCGGCGACCCAGTGGATCGTGACCGGCACCCTCGCCGGGGTCGAGGCCGCCAAGCGCCGCGACGCCGCCGCGCGGGCGCGGGTGGTCGAGGCGAAGCTGCCGGGCCTGCGCGGCGACGCGGCTTCGTACCACCGCTGGTGGGAGCTGCCGGACCGGTGGCGCGCGGACACGTTCGTGGCGGCCGCGGCCCGGCGCGGGATAGCGCTTTCCCCGGCGGCCGCGTTCGCCGTGCTGCCGGGGCACGCCCCGAACGCGGTGCGGGTCGCGGTGTCGGCGCCGCCGGTGGAGATCTTGAGTGCCGCGTTGGACGTCTTGGCCGGGCTGGCGAACGGGAGCCCGGACGACCTGCTGGCGGACTGA
- a CDS encoding NAD(P)/FAD-dependent oxidoreductase, giving the protein MSEPRKIVVVGAGLGGASAAAALRERGYTGEVLLMGSDPHRPYELPPLSKGVLLGTADEPDWVHEEKYYAEKDIRFTAGVTATRVELGARLVLDDAGGEHRYDRLVLATGSRPRSLPVPGGDLPGLYTLRTLDDALKLRSAFAEAERVVIVGAGWIGSEAAAAARTHNADVTVVDPVPVPLANVVGETIGGVFRDLHVSNGVHYRLGEQVAEITGGPDGVRGVRLGSGEELQADVVLVAVGAAPRVELAHAAGLELSDDGGVAVDAGLRTAAPDVYAVGDIAAHFHPRYGRRIRVEHWANAKDQGAHVAQNLLGENEPFLASPYFFTDQYDLGCEYRGLADPASDELVVRGDLAAREFTAFWLRDGEVAAAMNVNVWDDGDALGALVDGRAKVTAEQLKTADLASLT; this is encoded by the coding sequence ATGTCGGAGCCGCGGAAGATCGTCGTCGTCGGTGCGGGACTGGGCGGGGCCTCCGCCGCGGCCGCGTTGCGAGAGCGTGGCTACACCGGCGAAGTCCTGTTGATGGGCTCGGATCCGCACCGCCCGTACGAGCTGCCGCCGCTGTCGAAGGGCGTCCTGCTCGGCACCGCCGACGAACCGGACTGGGTGCACGAAGAGAAGTACTACGCCGAGAAGGACATCCGATTCACGGCCGGTGTCACGGCGACCCGCGTCGAGCTCGGCGCCCGCCTGGTCCTCGACGACGCGGGCGGCGAGCACCGCTACGACCGCCTGGTACTGGCCACCGGCTCCCGCCCCCGGTCGCTGCCGGTCCCGGGCGGCGACCTGCCGGGCCTGTACACGCTGCGCACCCTGGACGACGCGCTGAAGCTGCGCTCGGCGTTCGCCGAAGCGGAGCGGGTGGTGATCGTCGGCGCCGGCTGGATCGGCTCGGAGGCCGCCGCGGCGGCCCGCACGCACAACGCGGACGTGACGGTGGTGGACCCGGTCCCGGTGCCCCTGGCCAACGTCGTCGGCGAGACGATCGGCGGCGTCTTCCGCGACCTGCACGTCTCGAACGGCGTGCACTACCGCCTGGGCGAGCAGGTGGCGGAGATCACGGGCGGCCCCGACGGCGTCCGCGGCGTCCGCCTCGGCAGCGGCGAAGAGCTCCAGGCGGACGTGGTCCTGGTCGCGGTCGGCGCGGCCCCCCGGGTCGAGCTGGCCCACGCGGCGGGCCTGGAACTGTCCGACGACGGCGGCGTCGCCGTCGACGCGGGCCTGCGCACGGCGGCCCCGGACGTGTACGCGGTGGGAGACATCGCGGCGCACTTCCACCCCCGCTACGGCCGCCGGATCCGGGTGGAGCACTGGGCGAACGCGAAGGACCAGGGCGCGCACGTGGCGCAGAACCTGCTGGGGGAGAACGAGCCGTTCCTGGCGTCGCCGTACTTCTTCACCGACCAGTACGACCTGGGGTGCGAGTACCGGGGACTGGCGGACCCGGCTTCGGACGAACTGGTGGTGCGGGGTGACCTGGCGGCCCGCGAGTTCACGGCGTTCTGGCTCCGCGACGGCGAAGTGGCGGCGGCGATGAACGTGAACGTGTGGGACGACGGGGACGCGCTGGGCGCGCTGGTGGACGGCCGCGCCAAGGTGACGGCGGAGCAGCTCAAGACGGCGGATCTGGCCTCGCTGACCTGA
- a CDS encoding SDR family oxidoreductase → MTTYFVTGATGFIGKRLVARLLRRPETSAVYALVRETSRERLAALSRDWAGADKLRPVVGDLAEPRLGVDPAELDHLDHVVHLAAVYDLTAGEEANRRANVEGTRHLLAFAAAAGAGLVHHVSSIAVAGDHAGRFTEADFDLGQRFGSPYHATKFQAEKLVREQALPFRVYRPSAVVGDSRTGEMDKVDGPYFFLPAISRLAALPRRLPLAAPDLGATNLVPVDYVVDAMDHLMHRDAPSGSTYHLAAARPQSLNSVYNTFARAAGGPVVRAALPTRASGVVRRAGGWVAKAAAAGIDRLPGGRATRAAVLEELGVPLEVLPHLSMPVEFDTARTTTALFGSGVELPALRDYAAPLYRYWQAHLDPDRARRTHGLAGRTVLITGASSGIGRASALAVARKGAKVILVARRASELEEVREEILAAGGTAAAYPCDLTDGDAVDALVKDVLGEHGAVDVLVNNAGRSIRRSVALSTERFHDFERTMAINYFGPVRLILGFLPSMAERRFGHVVNVTTQGLQTDTPRFSAYLASKAALEEFGLAAGRETLSDGVTFTSVRMPLVRTPMIAPTGYRGLPSSSPERAAALVVKACEERPEILSLPEGRAAELAALVAPRLSRFAAHLAYSAMRESAPEARDLPRRPAPASVAAAVTRSIWRRRA, encoded by the coding sequence ATGACGACCTACTTCGTGACGGGTGCGACGGGCTTCATCGGGAAACGCCTGGTCGCGCGGTTGCTCCGGCGGCCGGAGACGTCCGCCGTGTACGCGCTGGTGCGGGAGACCTCCCGCGAGCGGCTGGCCGCGCTGAGCCGGGACTGGGCGGGTGCGGACAAGCTGCGTCCCGTGGTCGGCGACCTCGCCGAACCGCGGCTCGGCGTCGACCCCGCCGAGCTGGACCACCTCGACCACGTCGTCCACCTGGCCGCGGTCTACGACCTCACCGCCGGCGAGGAAGCCAACCGGCGCGCCAACGTCGAGGGCACGCGGCACCTGCTCGCCTTCGCCGCCGCGGCGGGGGCGGGGCTGGTGCACCACGTGTCCTCGATCGCCGTCGCGGGCGACCACGCCGGGCGGTTCACCGAGGCCGACTTCGACCTCGGCCAGCGCTTCGGCTCGCCGTACCACGCGACGAAGTTCCAGGCCGAGAAGCTCGTCCGGGAACAGGCCCTGCCCTTCCGCGTCTACCGGCCGTCCGCGGTCGTCGGCGACTCGCGCACCGGCGAGATGGACAAGGTCGACGGGCCCTACTTCTTCCTCCCCGCGATCTCGCGGCTGGCGGCGCTGCCCCGGCGGCTCCCGCTGGCCGCCCCCGACCTCGGCGCGACGAACCTCGTGCCGGTCGACTACGTCGTCGACGCGATGGACCACCTGATGCACCGGGACGCGCCGTCCGGCTCGACGTACCACCTCGCGGCCGCGCGGCCGCAGTCGCTCAACTCCGTCTACAACACCTTCGCGCGCGCCGCGGGCGGGCCGGTGGTCCGGGCCGCGCTACCCACCCGGGCCTCGGGCGTGGTCCGGCGCGCGGGCGGGTGGGTCGCGAAGGCGGCCGCGGCCGGGATCGACCGCCTGCCCGGCGGCCGGGCCACGCGGGCCGCCGTCCTGGAAGAGCTGGGCGTCCCGCTCGAAGTGCTGCCACACCTGAGCATGCCGGTCGAGTTCGACACCGCGCGCACGACGACGGCGTTGTTCGGCAGCGGCGTCGAACTGCCCGCACTGCGGGACTACGCGGCGCCGCTGTACCGGTACTGGCAGGCCCACCTCGACCCCGACCGCGCCCGCCGCACCCACGGGCTCGCCGGGCGGACGGTGCTGATCACCGGCGCGTCGTCCGGGATCGGCCGGGCGTCGGCGCTCGCCGTGGCGCGCAAGGGCGCGAAGGTGATCCTCGTGGCCCGGCGCGCGTCGGAACTCGAAGAGGTGCGGGAGGAAATCCTCGCCGCGGGCGGCACCGCGGCGGCGTACCCCTGCGACCTCACCGACGGCGACGCGGTCGACGCGCTCGTCAAGGACGTCCTCGGCGAGCACGGCGCGGTGGACGTGCTGGTGAACAACGCGGGCCGGTCGATCCGGCGCTCGGTCGCGCTGTCCACCGAACGGTTCCACGACTTCGAGCGCACGATGGCGATCAACTACTTCGGCCCGGTGCGGCTGATCCTCGGGTTCCTGCCGTCGATGGCCGAGCGCCGGTTCGGCCACGTCGTCAACGTGACGACCCAGGGCCTGCAGACCGACACCCCACGCTTCTCCGCGTACCTGGCGTCGAAGGCGGCGCTGGAGGAGTTCGGGCTGGCGGCCGGGCGCGAGACGCTCTCGGACGGTGTCACGTTCACGTCGGTGCGGATGCCGCTGGTCCGGACCCCGATGATCGCACCGACCGGCTACCGCGGTCTCCCGTCGAGCAGCCCGGAACGCGCGGCGGCCCTCGTGGTGAAGGCGTGCGAGGAGCGGCCGGAGATCCTCAGCCTGCCCGAAGGCCGCGCGGCCGAACTGGCGGCGCTCGTCGCACCGCGGCTCTCCCGCTTCGCCGCGCACCTGGCGTACTCGGCGATGCGGGAGTCGGCGCCGGAGGCCCGCGACCTGCCCCGCCGGCCCGCGCCGGCGTCGGTCGCGGCGGCGGTGACCCGCTCGATCTGGCGCCGTCGTGCTTGA